The following nucleotide sequence is from Diospyros lotus cultivar Yz01 chromosome 3, ASM1463336v1, whole genome shotgun sequence.
ATTTGACTTGTACTTCAATATAAAAACCCATTAGCTGCAAACAGTTTTCTTCCCATTAGGTAGACTGACAATATCCCAAGTTTCATTAGCTTCTATATCCCTTGTTTGTAATGCATGATATATATCCCTAGGGATCACTATATCATTAATGCTAACTGTAAAGGACTTGAACTAAGAAGATAACTTTAAATATTCACATAATTTGAAATCAGGTGTTTGGTACACGATCTCACCCCTTTCCTTAGTGCTATTGGGATATCTAGATCATCAAACCTGTTAGGTGTCACCCTTTCCATACTATCATTGTCTTTAGTTTCTGGACATATCTCTGGATTAGACAATAGGTCTAGTTAAGGATCGCGAGGCTTTCTAGAATACGCCAAAGTTGGTTTGTCAGAGGCTGGATTATCTGGAATTTGGTCTTCTTGATCTCCCCATGGATTAGACATTTATGTTTGAGTAGGGAAAACTGATTTAATGGCAATAGGAGGTTCAGGAGTCGAAGTCATAGAAGGTAGGGAGGTGGGGTGAGAGATAGAAGATGAACTCATAGGTAGAGGCAAGGTGGAGTCCCACTGTTCCTATACATTAGGTATGTGTCCTTGCAAAGGAAGGGTGTGAAAAAATAGTTGGTGCTCAAGGAAGGATACATCACAAGATACAATGAAGCGTCGCATAGAaggatgataacatttgtaTCCTTGTCGAGTGGGAGAATAGCCAACAAATATGCATTTGAGAGCTTTAGGTTCAAGTTTAGATTGAGAGGGTTGGTACTTACGTACAAACACAGTGCACCCAAAAACTTTTGGTGACAGAGAGTTTAGGATTCTAGTGTAAGGGGATAAAAATCAAGGACACTCAAAAGGGATTTTAAATGCAAGGACCTTGGAAGGAAGCCAATTAATAAGATaggaagatgtaagaattgctTCTCCCCGGTAAGTATTAGGGACTAAATTAGTGAACATAATTTCCCTTGCAATCTCAAGAAGATGGCGATTTTTCCTTtctgccaccccattttgttaggGATTGTAAAACATGGATTGAGAATTGAAAGACATTGTTTATcatttgatgaaaccttttAAACACAACATAGGTAttagatttgtctttcattaaaAACACCCAGCTAACCcttgtattttcatttataaatacGACGAACCACCAAGTGCTAGTCAAATTAAGAGTCCTTGCTagtccccaaatatcactatgaaccAAATAGAAAGGCTTTGTAGGTTTATATATATGAGATGGATGAGAACTTTTGGACTGTTTAGCAAGGATAAATTGTTCACAATGAAAAGAATAGTTccttttattaatgaaaagagAGGGATACAAAACTTTGAGATAATGGAAACTAGGGTGCCTTAAACGCTGGTGTCATAACATAATTTCAAAATCTGAAACAGTAGACAAGGAGGATTGAATTTGTGACCTAGATCCAAGGGACAAACCAAGCTTTGAGATATAATAAAAGCCTCATTTTTCCTTAACactaccaatcatcttccttAAAGATAGGTCTTGAAATTCACaatagaaaggaaaaaatgTCATCAAACACTTCCTATCTTTGGTTAGTTTACTCATTGATAGCAATTACACTTTAGATTAGGCACATATAAAACTgattccaaaattaaacttgCCACGTTAGCTGAACCTTTCCCTTGAGCCATAGCTATAGTACCATCACCTATTGAGATGGTTAAACCTTGATCACAAGGTTCATAGGCTGACAGCACTTTGAGTGATCTAGTCATGTGATTTGAAACACCCGTGTCTATTATCCAACAGTCTATAGGGAATATGAATGAGATTAGAGTGTCTTAAGTGTACTTTGTTTAGCAAGAGACACTATCGGGTTAGGGTCTTCTGTGGTCTTAGGTTTGGTCACCTTAGTTTGGCTCAATAATTGCTGTAAAACCTCCAACTAATTTGCAAATAAAATCAAGTTAATTGATTTTCCAGTCtcagcttctccccaatagaCTGCTTGATTCACTTTTCTTTAATTCTTAGGTTTCCAATTTGATGGTTTCCCATGAATTTTCCAGCAAGTTTCATTAGTGTGATGTGGCTTGTTACAGTGTTCACACCATGGTTTGTTTTTTTGAGATTCTCCTTTAGATGAATTAGATGTTTTCATCCTTTAAGAGACTAATGCTGATATTTGTGAGGTTACATCAGAATTGGATATCCTTGAAGGATTTAACATCACCGTTTTTCTGCTCTCTTCTCGCCCGACTTCTACAAAAACTTCCCTTATTGATAGAAAGGGTTTGGTTCCAAGTAATTGCCCTCTAACTTCGTCAAGGTCAGAGTTAAGACCAtgcaaaaaattaaacacactCTTTTTCTATCATCATGTCATATTTCTTTCCATCTTCAGAACACTCCCACTTGATCTCATGGAATAGATCTGTGAGAatttagagaaagagagagatgatttGAAGAGTATCTCTATTAGTTACAAACTAAGAGATagaacacacatatatacaactATCATGACATAAGCCATAACATCATGCTAACTATctctatatacaactcaacactccccctcaagctagagcatagatatcatatgcaccaaacttgttacaaatatattttaccCGAGGACtctttagagacttggtgaaaACATTTGCAAGTTGATAATTGGAGTTAACAAATTCTGTAGTAATAACATCTTCAACcaacttttctctaataaagtggtAGTCAATTTCAATGTGCTTGGTCCGTTCATGGAACATTGGATTAGAAACAATGTGAAGGCAgtctgattatcacaaacaagcttcatagtaggggacacttcacaaaacttaagTTCCTATAGGAGTTGCCTAAGCtagatgagctcacaagttgcattagccataacCTAATACTCTGCCTCTACACTTGATGTAGctactatattttatttcttacttttccaagaaactaGATTTTCTCCCATAAGAACACAATACCCAAAGGTTGACCTATGATTAGAAGGAGATCCTGCCCAATCCGCAtttgcataacaacaaatatatgtGTTCCTTATTCTCATAGAATAGCTTTTTACCTGATGCTCTTTTGATGTATCTTAGAATTTGGATAACAACATCCCAATGAAAATCACATAGAGAACTGAGGAACTAATTAACTACACTCACAACAAAAGCAATATCATGACGAGTGACGATAagatagttcaacttgcctACCAATCTTCGATACCTTTCAGGATCTAAAAATGGCTCCCCCTGTCCCGGCAGGAGTTTGATATTTGGGTCCATTGAAGTGTCAGTCAGTTTGTAGTTCACCATAACAGTTTCTTCTAAGACGTCAAGggcatacttcctttgagaattGAGATACCATCTCTTGATTGTACaacctcaatacccaaaaaataccGAAGTCTGCCTAGGTCTTTGGTTTGAAAGTGctgatgtagatgttccttcagctGTTGTATACCAACTTGATCACTCCTTgtgataacaatatcatccacataaacaacaAGGTAGATGCATAATGAGGAGGAGTGTCGatagaaaaccaaatgatcaATTTCACTCTGGGTAAGACCAAAGGCTTGAATCACAGTCCTGAACCTTCTGAATCATGCTTGTGGAGATTGTTTaaaccatagagagacttcttgagcTTGCAGACTACATTGAActccccttgagcaacaaaaccaggtggttgctccatatagacCTCTTCTTGTAGATCACCATAGAGAAGGATGTTTTTAATATCCAACTGATAAAGCGGCCAATGATGCATAGCAACCATAGAGAGAAATAGGCGAATAGAGGCCATTTTAGCAACAGAAGAAAATGTATCACTGTAATCCAACCCATAAATTTGTGTAAAGCCTTTGATAATCAAGCGAGCCTTAAGATGATCCACCTGTTCGTCGGGGCCCATTTTCGAGGTGAACACCCACCGGCAACCAACGAGAGTCTTTCTTGGTGGTAGAGGCACCAAATCTCAAGTACCATTTGAGTGTAAGGCTTCAATCTCATCAAACATGGCATGGCGCCAACCTGGATGCAATAGGGCTTCACTTGTggttttaaaaacataaatagagGAAAGACTTGAAACAAAAGTAGGTGACAAATGCTCATAGCACAAGAAATTATAAAGAGGGTGTGGATTAGGCGTGGACTTTTGCGGAGAGTAACAAGAAGGTTAGCTAGCGCAAGATCCGTGGTAAGAGGAACCACTAACGGACAAAGTGAGTCAGGAGAGTCTTGTTCTGAAGGAATGCTGGTGCTGACAATAGGCTGAGGACGACGatgatatgtaagaagtggaggatCCATGGAGTGTGGACTTGAAGATAGTAGTGGGAGGTCCATAGAGGAGGAGATAGATGAACCCAAAGAGGGCAacggaagagaagaaaaataaataggtAGTACATGGTGAAGACTTTGTGAATCGGGTTGAGCAACTAAGAAGAAAGACTGTTGTTCAAAGAAGATGACATTAGCAGATATAAGATAGCGGTTCAACTCAAaagagtaacacttatagcctttttgcaACTAAGAGTAGCCTAGAAAGATACACTTAAGAGATTTGGCAGCAAGTTTATCCTGTCCAAGTGAAAAAGAATATACAAAACAGATATATCCAAATACATGAAGGGGAACAGAATAAAGTGGCTGTGTAGGGAACAAAAGAGAATGAGAATTTTGGTCCTGTAGCACAGAAGATGACATGCAATTGGTCAGATAACAAGCAATAAGAATAGCATCACCctaaaatttggtgggaagattggcatgtaaaagtagtgttCATGCAGTTTCAATGAGATGGCGATTTTTACGctcaacaacaccattttgttgaggtgtgtaaggaCAGGAAGATTGATGTAAAATGCCAATAGCAGTCATGAAGGTAGTAAATTGAAAGGAAAAGTACTAAGGAGCATTATCATTACGAAAAGCACGTATAGAAACTCtaaattgtgtttttattttagcaataaatgtttgaaaaacaaaaaataattcgAATCGAGTTTTCATGAGAAACAATCAAGTGcaacgagaaaagtcatcaataaaagtaacgaAATGTGAAAAACCTAGAGTAGAGTTGACTCGACTGGGCCCCTATATATCAAAATGCACAAGGGAAAAGGGAACCCCAGCCTTAATATGGATGCGACTAGGAAAAGAACTACGAGCATGTTTACCACGCTGACATGACTTCTAGTAAAAAGTGGATAGTGACGACAAACTAGAAACTAACTTCTTTAGTTTGGAGATGTTGGGATGACCGAGACGAGAGTAGAGGAGATTTAGGGAAGCCGTATTAGTGCAGGCTATCGACGAACTAGGCACAACAAGGTGATAATGGCCCCGTGACTCACGCCTGACGCCAATCATCCGCCCCGTACCCTGATCTTGCACACACAAAAGTAGAGATAAAGGTTACCAAACAATTTAGTTCTCTAGTAAGCTGACTAATAGAAACCAAATTAAAAGGACTACATGGgacataaatgacataatttaaaggGATAGAGGAGGTAAGATAGGTTTTCCCTATCCCTTTAACTGGCGTTTTGGTGCCATCTGCAAGAGTGATGGTTGGTAAATGTTTAGAAAATGTAAGGGTAGAGAAAAGATCCTTATTACCACACGTGATCAGTGGCACCAGAATCCAAAATCCAAGGCCCAATAGAAGGGCTTTGAGTAACACAAGCCATGGGATGACCAATAGATGGCTGAGATGCCTGGAATTTCAAGAAAGCCTCATAATCAATAGCAAGTAGGGTTACCATCGGAGGTCTTGATGTTGGACTAGGGGCACTCTTGGTAATATGGGCCGCTAGGGATGTCTGAGATGCAGAAAGGGCAGCTGGTTGACCAAGCATCTTCCAACACTTATCTTCCTCATGccctttctttttgcaaaatttgCAGTGAAGGCGAGAGCGGCTACCGAACTGGCCCTGATTATTGCCTAAAATCTGAGACACAAGAGCAGAGGCCTCGGGAGGGGTACCTGTAGAAGTACCAATAAAGAAAGAACTGCTAGCCATATTGAGCAATCTTTTGTATGTATCTTTCATAGTAGGGTTAGTGGACCTAGTCAAGATCTAATGGAGGACAGGCTCAAACTCAAGCTTGAGACCGAATAAAGTAAGGACCATGACTAATTTTTCCCGCTGAGAACTATGAGCAACTTTGGAATTAGAGTATGGAAGAAGGGCTTCAAACTCCTGCATGAGAGAACACATCTcgaaatttagagagagagagagagagatgatttgAAGAGTATCTCTATTAATTACAAACTAAGAGATggaacacacatatatacaactATTATGACATAAtcatgacataagccatgacatcATGCTAACTATctctatatacaactcaacaagATCCATTTCCTTCCACAACTTGGTTAAAGTATTGTAATATTTAGTAACTAAACTATTGCCTTGCCTTGTTGTCCGAATGGTAGAACAAATCTGGAAGCTTTGAGTAGTGTTTTCCATGTTTGAATAGATTTCTTACACAGTTTCCCAAATCTCCTGAGTTGTCTTGTAGAAAAGGTGTATCCTTCCGATCTTTGGCTCCATAGAATTGACCAACCATGCCATCATAATAGAGTTTTCCACCTCCCACAAACCATAAGTTGTTGAGTCTATGTTAGGCTTAGGAACAACCCTTGTCAAATATCCAACCTTGCCCTTTCCTCATACTACCAACAAAACTGACTAGGACCATTCTCTAAAGTAAGTTCCATTCAGCTTATGCTGAGTAATCAGGAGGGAATGACTATCGAGAGTGATTAGAGATGATAGAACTTGAGTATTCCTCATTGAAGGAGGTAAGTTGGTAGATGTTTCACTTGCTGATTGAGTTTCGTCCATAATGCGAGCTTAAAGGAGTCTACCAATTGTAGGAAGAAGAGAATTTGCCATGAAACTATGGCTtttgataccatgaaaaataaaaactgctAGAAGTTTAATGAGAGGAACGAACTTCCATAATCTCATTGATCTGAGGgatgcaaaatatatatacacaaattcctaagaaatctcctaaaatataagactagattacaacaacatatttcagattAGGAGTTATTTAAATTTAGGACTTCCTTATCTGATTTTTCTGGAGCATCCTTATCCTTCTTTTCCTTATCTTCTCAGCTTTAACTCTCCTTCATCTTTTCACATTTtaatctttatcttcttctcttcttatctTCTCGTTTATAACTTGAATTTTCTCCTTTATCTTCTCCAACATATTACAATATTCCAAAATTAAGAACATTCTGTAACTTTTATACAAGACAAGATACCAAATTGTGATTTAAGTTTGTCAAGATCATattcatattttgatttaagaacAATAGCAGAAAAATGAAGACAGGATTGCTAACGAATGTTCTACTTAGAATGGCAATACATCAAGACATACTGATGTTGTTaacaagaaagaaagggaaaagaaaagagtaaTAAGAGTCTTAAGGTTTAATCCACATCATTGATTGTGATGATTATTCTCATAAGTTCACATCCAGTGCAGAAGACAAGCCGTTCTCTGTTAAAAAACCAACCATTTCTACAGCATCAGAGAATGACTGGACCATATTGTTATCAATATTTGTCTTATTAGGTGCACAGATGAGATCACCTTCACAGCTGAATTAGAACTCTTGTAAAATGCACCACTTGCGCTATTCTCACAATAAATCAGCCTATTGGCAGAAGTTTTGAATATAACAGATATGGACTGCCTTAGATTTTAGTTATTTTGCATATGGCCTCTGCtttcaagataatttatttgactTCTTTATCAATCAAAGAAGAACACATTTCTCTGCCATATCAATAAGCATGGAGTTATTCATGAATTTCACGAGAAATTCCTACTGCCTAAAGTATTTTGGCACATGAAAGTGTTTCATTTGGCTGTTCCTGACACAGATGATGGTTATGCTAATGTAAAACACTAGTTGTCATttgtaaaagtaaaaaaataaaataaaattagtgaaAGTCCTAAGTAGTTGTTATGCCAGAAACTTTTTTACTGGAAACTCCCATTTATAACAACTAAATTACACTCAAATGCAATTTTGGAGCCATATATGCGAGTAATTCAATCACATACAGTGATTGTAATCAACCTACTATCAATCCTCGCATTAGTTTCAGGCTCAATGCAAAAGCTACGGCACCTCTGAACCAAGTAAATTTCATCCACCAGACAAATAGTCATGAACAAGACACATGATAATATTAGTCACATAGCTCTCAAGGACATCTAGTTTTCTCCATCTGGAAGCGCAATACAATAAAAGGTACCACAACAAAGAGACATATCATACTGATGATGACTATGACAACGTATATTATTCATGTAGCTCGTACAAAGCAGCACAAGTATTATCAGTTTTCTCTATCTGGAGGCATGATGGCATGCACATTGGATTAGATTCTTAACATGAATTGCAATCAACTTTCATGAAACATACCGATATGGATCAAACACCCCACtgtttttttaagtattatttCATGACACAGCACTACCATACAGAACAAACCAAATTATTCGTTGTTGCATTAATGTGACCAAGACACGTGATTAGTGAAGGGAATCAATGCCATATACCATTCATGTTCTCTCATCAATCTGGAAAGCTCTTATTAGTTCACTCCGGTGAGGTGAAGGCGGGATTAGATGCATGGTAGACTAGACCTAGTCAACTGTTTCCTCAGATTTATCCAAACCATTCCTAGTTTTTCGGAAACCAAAGACGATTATTTCCATGACTAACACAGAACCAACAAATTCTTCAATACCCATAATGGAATTAGCCAAAAAGAATCAAAGATAAGGGCAATCAGATATATTCTGGCAATCAACAAGCAAGAATATTTCAAAGCTCGAAACATCAAACACGTAAAATATTAGAATTCCCAGCAAAACTCGGCCAGAAAGAATACCAACGGCATCATATACCTCCTCAGCATCACCTGTGACATGGGAAGGTCCCAGTTCTGAGGATGCTTCAGAATGATTGTCACCCAAACAAGACACCACTGGTACACAGAATACTTGCTTTGGTACTCTACTTCGCTTGGGAGGATTCTTCAATCTGGGGTTgacagaaaaagaaggaaaagaaattaaaaggacACAGCAAtggattttcctttttcttgtctTCCGGGAAAACAATTAGATGGGTATTTCAGGGGAAGCAAGAAAATAGAAAGACGATGAAAAAGAGCATTGATCACCTGAAGGATTTGGGGGTAGAGTTGGGTCTGAAGAAGGAAATGGATCCAAAAGCTTTAACCTTGctgagagaagagaaaggaggAAAAGCTGCGGAAAAGTTGCTGCTTGCAGTTGCAGCCATTGGGCGACGGGCTTCGGaaccaaaattttttattattattgcttGATTTGCACCAAAATCCTGGAAGAAAGACCAAACCCTAGTCTCGTTTCTTGTGTTTCTactctttcttcattttcttggaGAAACCCAGACATGAAACGTACTAGATTAGCATAAAAAGAGAGGTTTTGCATTTCCGAGCGTAATCCTATAAGACCCTAATCTAGTACGCTTCAACTTTTTTCTGTTATTTTCGGGTACATCACATTGTCACAAAATTtcgatatttttgtaatttgattattaaattttaattttttacaaagtaattataaaattttaaaatattttataatataatcactaaagtgatttttcGACAACTTTTTACCAAAATGACTGACGTGATAATGGCCATATCAATGTCACATCATCGCTTAGTCagcaatttcaattaaaaatcatcaaaaaattattttagttatcaTATTGgaaagcatttgaaatttttgttatcattttataaaaaattaaagtttagtgaccaaattaaAAAGGACGTCGTGGCATTTAGTGtgatttactcttttttttttttttttttttctaactttctTGATAATACCCGAAAGTGAAAAGGAGAGCAATTTACCATTCTCAGACCTTCATTCCAGTTATTCTTTAGCCCCATTTTTctacatatttttaattctttttataatataaagatgtataaatttgtaaaagaagaagaaaaaagacaaagtcagaatcagaatcagagaaacttttaattctttcatttaaATCAGATTCGGGCATTTGATAATGAGAACGCCGATGAATTAACAAACCAGTCAGAAGTGGCAAATGGATTggagttggatttatttgttTCCACAACCTAACACATGATGATATTG
It contains:
- the LOC127797334 gene encoding uncharacterized protein LOC127797334 isoform X2, which translates into the protein MAATASSNFSAAFPPFSSLSKVKAFGSISFFRPNSTPKSFRLKNPPKRSRVPKQVFCVPVVSCLGDNHSEASSELGPSHVTGDAEEVYDAVGNNC
- the LOC127797334 gene encoding uncharacterized protein C24H6.02c isoform X1; protein product: MAATASSNFSAAFPPFSSLSKVKAFGSISFFRPNSTPKSFRLKNPPKRSRVPKQVFCVPVVSCLGDNHSEASSELGPSHVTGDAEEATTVDLKLPRRSLLVHFTCNSCGERTQRLINRLAYERGTVFVQCAGCFKHHKLVDNLGLVVEYDLREGSGMNSISDQT